Proteins encoded in a region of the Sulfurimonas marina genome:
- a CDS encoding EAL domain-containing protein produces MLLPRTKEREYRFKLALRMGLPIFALIVAFISHTLVTNYNTLESSFYIEAILLLVFSIYFIFYLIYNGFNVKITDDITGTFAREYLYKYLEAQIKSKKNYTLILISIDNLNDINNLYGIKNGDKVLHEVAEWIAAYLRSEGIEGYPIGHLKGGDFIIGLDGSKEDFSTLLDLMCLKASELKVGDIEVKISGAISDTNYSKKLDYLIENLLGIQESIRGSKEHSKDENIDPNELELSVIQAITNCDLIISSQDVIGKDESFKEYFVKLKGLNQKPVFPKTYIKIINKLGLGVEFDLRVFEHLVSVYNQEEKIAINIFPTSLRNENFLTKVKEIMRDKKNLKVIFVLYEMEYYSHTSRYNAIIESLKEYNISIGIDRIGSIHTSFLYLRELDIDYIRFDTYYSRLDKLEKNRNIIDGFNAMAHEHGVKSWIKNIEEKDGYNLAKELNIDFIQGRYLSEVKKFYEKD; encoded by the coding sequence ATGCTATTACCACGAACAAAAGAGAGGGAATACCGTTTTAAGTTAGCGCTGAGAATGGGATTACCTATCTTTGCGCTTATTGTTGCGTTTATTTCACATACACTAGTTACAAATTATAATACTTTAGAATCTTCATTTTATATTGAAGCTATATTACTGTTAGTATTTAGTATCTATTTTATTTTTTACCTTATATATAACGGTTTTAATGTAAAAATTACTGATGATATAACAGGAACGTTTGCACGTGAATATCTTTATAAGTATTTAGAAGCACAAATAAAGTCCAAAAAAAACTACACCTTAATATTGATAAGTATCGATAATCTCAATGATATAAACAATCTTTACGGGATCAAAAATGGAGATAAAGTGCTCCATGAAGTAGCAGAATGGATTGCTGCATATTTGAGAAGTGAAGGGATAGAAGGGTATCCTATAGGGCATCTTAAAGGTGGTGATTTTATCATTGGCCTCGATGGTTCAAAAGAAGATTTTTCAACATTGTTGGATCTTATGTGTTTAAAGGCAAGTGAGCTCAAAGTAGGTGATATCGAGGTAAAGATCTCAGGTGCAATCAGTGATACAAACTATTCTAAAAAACTTGATTATTTAATTGAAAATCTTTTAGGAATACAAGAGAGTATTAGAGGTTCTAAAGAGCATTCAAAAGATGAAAATATAGATCCAAATGAATTGGAACTATCAGTAATTCAAGCAATTACAAACTGTGATTTAATTATAAGTTCGCAAGACGTAATTGGTAAAGATGAGAGTTTTAAAGAGTATTTTGTAAAATTAAAAGGGTTAAATCAAAAACCTGTTTTTCCAAAAACATATATAAAGATTATTAACAAGTTAGGGCTTGGTGTTGAGTTTGATCTGAGGGTTTTTGAACATCTGGTTTCTGTTTATAATCAAGAGGAAAAAATTGCTATCAATATCTTTCCTACATCGCTTAGAAACGAGAACTTTTTAACTAAAGTCAAAGAGATTATGAGAGATAAGAAAAATTTAAAAGTTATATTTGTTTTATATGAGATGGAGTATTACTCACATACAAGCAGATATAACGCAATTATCGAATCTTTAAAAGAGTATAATATCTCTATAGGGATCGACAGAATAGGTTCAATTCATACAAGCTTTTTATATTTGAGAGAGCTTGATATAGATTATATACGATTTGATACCTACTATTCACGTCTTGATAAATTAGAAAAAAACAGAAATATCATAGATGGTTTTAACGCAATGGCTCATGAACATGGTGTTAAAAGTTGGATAAAAAATATTGAAGAGAAAGATGGATATAATTTAGCTAAAGAATTAAATATAGATTTTATTCAAGGCAGGTATCTATCTGAAGTTAAAAAATTTTATGAAAAAGATTAG
- the queF gene encoding preQ(1) synthase, with the protein MKYGEKEIREFDVEKDLEIWPNENKKEYLIKVTLPEFMALCPRSGYPDFATIYVEYTPDEYVVELKALKLYINSFMGRYVSHENSANEIYDTIYNKIKPKYLKLTADFKPRGNVHTVIEIDSSKITKE; encoded by the coding sequence ATGAAATACGGTGAAAAAGAGATACGTGAATTTGATGTAGAAAAAGATCTGGAGATCTGGCCAAATGAAAATAAAAAAGAGTATCTTATAAAAGTGACTTTGCCTGAGTTTATGGCTCTTTGTCCAAGAAGCGGTTACCCGGACTTTGCAACAATCTATGTTGAGTATACACCTGATGAATATGTAGTTGAATTAAAAGCATTAAAACTTTATATAAATTCATTTATGGGACGATATGTTTCACACGAAAATTCAGCGAATGAAATTTATGATACAATATATAATAAAATTAAACCGAAGTATTTAAAATTGACTGCAGACTTTAAGCCTAGAGGAAATGTTCATACAGTTATCGAGATCGATAGCTCTAAAATAACAAAGGAATGA
- a CDS encoding CCA tRNA nucleotidyltransferase, translating to MKKVQYPVILEQIFEKLNSYGIKPVIIGGYIRDSLLQIDSKDIDIELYDVDNIDHLEVLLSPFGNINEVGKSFSVIKLNIDELDLDFSLPRIDSKIAKGHKGFKITADSHLDFKTATSRRDFTINAIGYDVITNKLLDPFGGIEDLQNKELRAVDLDKFGEDPLRVLRAVQFASRFELSMDQKLLQLCQEMIQNDQLLYLSKERIVAEIEKLLLKSKKPSSGFLLMKEMGLFQIFQEFHNLSEEDFNYTLSLLDRYKTVTHQVKKKEAFITMLTLLTSKFSAEDRNSFLERLTNDKEILHKIFNLHTFLQSPSYTLAMRLDLELLHDYLQTIEMKNYQDLINNIEPKIKGKDLIAQGLQPSVEFSKILEEKYQQQISRFLF from the coding sequence ATGAAAAAAGTTCAATATCCTGTTATTTTAGAGCAAATCTTCGAAAAATTAAATAGCTACGGCATAAAGCCTGTAATTATCGGCGGATATATACGGGATTCTTTGCTTCAAATAGATTCCAAAGATATAGATATTGAACTCTATGACGTAGATAATATTGATCATTTAGAGGTGCTCCTTTCCCCTTTTGGAAACATCAACGAGGTTGGAAAATCGTTTAGTGTTATAAAACTCAACATAGATGAACTCGATCTCGACTTCTCTCTTCCCCGAATTGACAGTAAAATTGCCAAAGGTCATAAAGGCTTTAAGATCACAGCAGACTCCCATCTAGATTTTAAAACAGCAACAAGCAGACGTGATTTTACGATCAATGCGATAGGTTACGATGTTATAACAAACAAACTGCTTGATCCATTTGGAGGGATAGAAGATCTGCAAAACAAAGAACTTAGAGCCGTCGATCTAGATAAATTTGGAGAGGATCCCCTACGTGTACTTCGGGCTGTACAGTTTGCATCACGATTTGAACTTTCAATGGATCAGAAATTACTGCAACTGTGTCAAGAGATGATACAAAACGATCAGCTTCTCTATCTCTCAAAAGAGCGGATTGTTGCAGAGATAGAAAAACTGCTTTTAAAATCTAAAAAGCCCTCCAGCGGTTTTCTTTTAATGAAAGAGATGGGACTGTTTCAAATTTTTCAGGAGTTTCATAATCTTTCAGAGGAGGATTTCAATTACACTCTCTCTTTGTTGGACAGATATAAAACTGTTACACACCAAGTGAAAAAGAAAGAGGCTTTTATAACAATGCTAACACTGCTGACATCAAAGTTTAGTGCTGAGGATCGTAACTCTTTTTTAGAACGTCTCACAAACGATAAAGAGATTTTACATAAAATCTTTAATCTGCACACCTTTTTACAATCACCGAGTTATACTTTGGCTATGAGGCTTGATCTGGAGTTACTACATGATTATCTGCAAACTATTGAGATGAAAAACTATCAAGATCTCATAAATAATATAGAGCCGAAAATAAAAGGGAAAGATTTAATAGCACAGGGTCTGCAACCCTCTGTAGAATTTTCAAAAATTTTAGAGGAGAAATACCAACAACAGATAAGTCGGTTTTTATTTTAA
- the typA gene encoding translational GTPase TypA, whose translation MQKIRNIAVIAHVDHGKTTLVDGLLEQSGTFGTHEQHDERAMDSNALEKERGITILSKNTAIRYKDHKINIIDTPGHADFGGEVERVLKMVDGVLVLVDAYEGVMPQTKFVVKKMLALGKKPIVVINKIDKPSAEPERVVDEMFDLFSDMDATDDQLDFPIIYAAARDGIAKLDMEEPDGNFECVFETIVNEIPEPEGSAENDFQAQVFTLDYDNYVGKIGISRIFNGTVNKGDQVALAKADGEIVKGRITKLIGFHGLNRMEIDQAEAGDIVAFAGMETVDVGDTVCDANNPVALDPMHIEEPTLTVVYAVNDSPLAGQEGKHVTSNKLKDRLEAEMRTNVAMKLEVIGEGKFKVSGRGELQITVLAENMRREGYEFSISRPEVIVKEIEGVKCEPFEHLVIDVPEDLSGTVIERLGKRKAEMKSMVPMGSGFQRIEFEIPARALIGFRGQFLTDTKGEGVMNHSFLEFRPYSGGVESRSYGALISMENGEALAYSLFNLQDRGVLFITPQTKVYEGMIVGEHARNNDLVVNAIKGKAQSNVRSSGADEAIKLVPPRDMSLERALEWIEDDELLEVTPENIRIRKKFLTEAERRRESRKTK comes from the coding sequence ATGCAAAAGATTAGAAATATTGCAGTTATTGCACACGTTGACCACGGTAAAACTACTTTGGTTGATGGTTTACTAGAGCAATCTGGTACATTCGGTACTCATGAACAACATGATGAAAGAGCGATGGATAGCAACGCTTTAGAAAAAGAGCGTGGTATTACGATTCTTTCTAAAAATACAGCTATCAGATATAAAGACCATAAAATTAACATTATCGATACTCCGGGCCACGCCGACTTTGGTGGTGAGGTTGAGCGTGTACTTAAAATGGTTGATGGTGTTTTAGTACTTGTTGATGCATACGAAGGTGTTATGCCTCAAACTAAGTTCGTTGTTAAGAAAATGTTAGCACTTGGTAAAAAACCAATCGTTGTTATCAATAAAATCGATAAACCTTCAGCTGAGCCTGAGCGTGTTGTAGATGAGATGTTTGACCTTTTCTCAGATATGGATGCAACTGATGATCAACTAGACTTCCCAATTATCTACGCTGCAGCTCGTGATGGAATCGCTAAACTTGATATGGAAGAGCCAGACGGTAACTTCGAGTGTGTTTTCGAAACTATCGTAAATGAAATTCCTGAGCCAGAAGGTAGTGCAGAAAACGATTTCCAAGCGCAAGTATTTACACTTGACTACGATAACTATGTTGGAAAGATCGGTATCAGCCGTATCTTCAACGGTACAGTTAACAAAGGTGATCAAGTAGCTCTTGCAAAAGCTGACGGTGAGATCGTAAAAGGACGTATTACGAAACTTATTGGTTTCCACGGACTAAACCGTATGGAGATTGATCAAGCTGAAGCTGGTGATATCGTTGCATTTGCAGGTATGGAAACAGTTGACGTTGGAGATACTGTTTGTGATGCTAACAATCCGGTTGCACTTGATCCTATGCACATCGAAGAGCCGACACTTACTGTTGTATATGCGGTAAATGATTCTCCACTTGCAGGTCAAGAGGGTAAACATGTTACTTCAAATAAACTAAAAGACAGACTTGAAGCTGAGATGCGTACAAACGTTGCGATGAAACTTGAAGTTATCGGTGAGGGTAAATTTAAAGTAAGCGGACGTGGTGAGCTTCAAATTACAGTACTTGCTGAAAATATGAGACGTGAAGGGTATGAGTTTAGTATCTCTCGTCCGGAAGTTATCGTTAAAGAGATTGAAGGTGTTAAATGTGAGCCTTTCGAGCACTTAGTTATTGACGTTCCTGAAGATCTTTCTGGTACTGTAATTGAGCGTCTTGGTAAACGTAAAGCTGAGATGAAATCAATGGTACCAATGGGTTCAGGTTTCCAAAGAATCGAGTTTGAGATCCCTGCTCGTGCACTAATTGGTTTCCGTGGACAATTCTTAACAGATACAAAAGGTGAGGGTGTAATGAACCACTCTTTCTTAGAGTTCCGTCCATATAGTGGTGGTGTTGAATCTCGTTCTTACGGTGCACTTATCTCTATGGAGAATGGTGAAGCATTAGCATATTCATTATTTAACCTTCAAGATCGTGGTGTTCTTTTCATTACTCCTCAAACAAAAGTATATGAGGGTATGATCGTTGGTGAGCATGCAAGAAACAATGACCTTGTTGTTAATGCGATCAAAGGTAAAGCACAGTCAAACGTTCGTTCATCTGGTGCTGATGAAGCTATCAAACTTGTTCCACCACGTGATATGTCACTAGAGCGTGCTTTAGAGTGGATCGAAGATGATGAACTTCTTGAAGTTACACCTGAAAACATCCGTATCCGTAAAAAATTCTTAACAGAAGCGGAACGTCGTAGAGAGTCTAGAAAGACTAAATAA
- a CDS encoding ribonucleotide-diphosphate reductase subunit beta, with amino-acid sequence MDRKKIYNPESKENVNDRKIFGGNPTGIFELNNIKYQWAYNLWEMMLNNTWFPKEVDMTKDVNDYKNLTSSEKTAYDRALSQLIFMDSLQTNNLIDNINPYVTSPEINLILVRQSFEEALHSQSYAVMVDSISTNSVEIYELWRRDMMLKHKNDAIAGVYQELAKNPSETNFVKACFANQILEGIYFYSGFTYIYTLARSGKMLGSAQMIRFIQRDEVTHLVLFQNLINTLRKERPDLFTDALKAEVIEMFKQAVELEVQWGQYITQGQILGLTDAIVEQYIKYLADDRLTSVGFEKLYNVENPIKWVNDFAKFNDQKTNFFEGNVTNYSKGSLTFDDDF; translated from the coding sequence ATGGACAGAAAAAAGATATATAATCCAGAATCAAAAGAGAATGTCAACGATAGAAAAATCTTTGGCGGTAATCCAACAGGAATTTTTGAGTTAAATAACATCAAATATCAGTGGGCGTACAATCTTTGGGAGATGATGTTAAATAATACATGGTTCCCTAAAGAGGTAGATATGACTAAAGATGTGAATGATTACAAAAATCTTACATCTTCGGAAAAAACTGCTTACGACAGAGCACTTTCACAGCTGATTTTTATGGATTCATTACAAACAAACAATCTTATTGATAACATCAACCCATATGTAACATCACCGGAGATCAATCTTATTTTAGTGCGTCAATCTTTTGAAGAGGCACTGCATTCACAAAGTTATGCGGTTATGGTTGATTCGATCTCTACGAACTCTGTTGAGATCTACGAATTATGGCGTAGAGATATGATGTTAAAGCATAAAAATGATGCTATCGCAGGTGTATACCAAGAGCTTGCTAAAAATCCTAGTGAGACAAACTTTGTAAAAGCGTGTTTTGCAAACCAGATCTTAGAGGGTATCTATTTTTACAGCGGTTTTACATATATCTATACACTTGCACGTTCAGGAAAAATGTTAGGTTCAGCGCAAATGATCCGTTTCATCCAGCGTGATGAAGTTACACACCTGGTACTATTCCAAAATCTTATCAATACACTCAGAAAAGAGCGTCCTGACCTTTTCACTGATGCTTTAAAAGCAGAAGTTATTGAGATGTTTAAACAAGCGGTAGAGCTTGAAGTACAATGGGGACAGTATATTACTCAAGGACAGATCTTAGGTCTTACGGATGCTATCGTTGAGCAGTATATTAAATATCTGGCTGATGATAGACTAACATCGGTTGGATTTGAAAAACTTTACAATGTTGAAAATCCGATCAAATGGGTAAACGACTTTGCAAAATTTAACGATCAAAAAACAAACTTTTTTGAAGGTAATGTGACAAACTACTCTAAAGGTAGTTTGACATTTGACGACGACTTTTAA
- a CDS encoding nitrilase-related carbon-nitrogen hydrolase yields the protein MKIENLVTLSLKTTSDYEKNLEEFLTTIDGVEENSLIIAPEVCLSGFDYENLDKLTELSSHFSTLIQKHSQNKIVILTMLERIDGKVYNMAKVFADGSLVHQRAKARLFKLGDEHKYMQEGDDNDIEIFEIAGVKIALLICFELRFKELWQKTEGADIIVIPAWWGKSRSEHFRALTQTLAIINQCYVCASDSANDECSVLSGIITPQGIESRNGNTPCLTQEYKKKEISVMRRYLDVGIK from the coding sequence GTGAAAATAGAAAATCTCGTTACACTCTCACTAAAAACTACCTCTGATTATGAAAAGAATCTAGAGGAGTTTTTAACTACTATTGACGGAGTTGAAGAAAACTCCCTCATAATAGCTCCAGAGGTTTGTCTAAGCGGTTTTGATTACGAAAATCTAGACAAATTGACAGAACTCTCATCACACTTTAGCACACTGATCCAAAAACACTCACAAAACAAGATTGTTATACTAACAATGTTAGAGCGTATAGATGGAAAAGTTTATAATATGGCTAAAGTTTTTGCGGATGGGAGTTTAGTTCATCAAAGGGCAAAAGCACGACTTTTTAAGCTTGGTGATGAGCATAAGTATATGCAAGAGGGTGATGATAACGATATAGAGATCTTTGAGATCGCAGGGGTGAAGATCGCACTGCTTATTTGTTTTGAGCTTCGTTTTAAAGAACTCTGGCAAAAAACAGAGGGTGCCGACATTATAGTAATCCCTGCTTGGTGGGGAAAATCTCGAAGCGAGCATTTTAGAGCACTGACACAAACGTTAGCGATTATCAATCAGTGTTATGTTTGTGCGAGTGATTCAGCTAATGATGAGTGCAGTGTTTTAAGCGGGATTATCACGCCGCAGGGAATAGAGAGTCGAAACGGGAATACACCTTGCTTAACGCAGGAGTATAAGAAAAAAGAGATCTCGGTTATGAGAAGATATTTGGATGTAGGGATAAAATAG
- a CDS encoding protein-L-isoaspartate(D-aspartate) O-methyltransferase codes for MDRIKATKTAKLAQDCEAKMGGLDEYVKKAIALTDREAFVPMGFRHNAYKLDALPIGSNQYISSPLTVAKMTEYLIPRGADRVLEVGCGSGYQAAVLSHLFRGVFTIERIESLILEAKKRFRDLGLNNIHTRTDDGQNGWIQYAPYDRILFSATAKEIPAKLFDQLADEGILVAPIEQADGKQVITRFMKRGDRIIEEELEDCDFVPILDGVVK; via the coding sequence TTGGATAGGATAAAAGCGACAAAAACGGCAAAGTTGGCTCAGGATTGTGAAGCAAAAATGGGTGGTTTAGATGAGTATGTGAAAAAAGCGATAGCATTAACGGACAGAGAGGCTTTTGTTCCAATGGGCTTTAGACATAATGCATATAAATTGGATGCATTACCGATAGGTTCAAACCAGTATATAAGTTCACCTCTTACAGTTGCCAAGATGACTGAATATTTGATCCCAAGAGGAGCAGACAGAGTTTTAGAAGTTGGTTGTGGCAGCGGGTATCAAGCGGCTGTACTCTCTCATCTTTTCCGTGGAGTTTTTACGATTGAGAGAATTGAAAGTTTAATACTTGAAGCAAAAAAAAGATTTCGCGATCTTGGACTTAACAATATCCATACACGTACCGATGACGGACAAAACGGATGGATCCAGTATGCTCCGTACGATCGTATTCTTTTCTCAGCCACTGCAAAAGAGATTCCCGCAAAACTTTTTGATCAGCTTGCAGATGAGGGGATCTTAGTAGCTCCTATAGAGCAAGCAGACGGTAAACAGGTCATTACCCGTTTTATGAAAAGGGGAGATCGCATCATCGAAGAGGAGCTTGAAGATTGTGATTTTGTACCTATTTTGGATGGTGTTGTAAAATAG
- a CDS encoding HDOD domain-containing protein: MPKEHTFDQEIYEIFLDQLEDESVEIQNCLDSLEKNQEYKDCINKLFRIFHSLKANSGYFHFYELEKLAAKVESVLNALRESVPPLSKNVHDWLKNVFTQYFKWIEELQSGAKELSKIKQNLLNEVHICEAVENDPLSLLKKYKLYYFHDKKQVSDKLISFLERYTREVVLCDDLEQFRELIQEKPGELCIIDTKNKSIQALRILYKYAPRTALIVLLNKTDTTTRKKLMIQGVHHLITYPIRPDELKRELITVTESHFGERKFVIANKEIENFVLGLQAFPNSIRNIQSICNSDEASIKDLIQAVKQDPVIAGIVMQEVKNPLYNLPEIKTIDKAVSLLGKKYLNAIVLKQLHKNFDFSDLEVYKISYKQFSDVATKRYLLMLKWYSKVSISALATLSTAAILGNLGQLLIAKELKKNKKDGVFKIFLEHSPIEYAEQKVIHTTTARVSSNILSFWNLDRDIVDSVRFSDNPQHAPVEVYDLALANHVVFYLIGLDGKINPTIPKKMEQLLVKQGLNVETLQNALNSVIELSQG, encoded by the coding sequence TTGCCTAAAGAGCATACTTTTGATCAAGAGATTTATGAAATATTTTTGGATCAGCTTGAAGATGAATCTGTAGAGATCCAAAATTGTCTTGATTCACTTGAAAAGAATCAAGAATATAAAGATTGTATCAATAAGCTTTTTAGAATTTTTCATAGTCTTAAAGCCAACAGCGGCTATTTTCATTTTTATGAACTTGAAAAATTAGCTGCAAAAGTTGAAAGCGTTTTAAATGCGTTAAGAGAGAGTGTACCTCCACTTTCAAAAAATGTGCACGATTGGCTAAAAAATGTTTTTACTCAGTACTTTAAATGGATTGAAGAGTTACAAAGTGGTGCAAAAGAACTGAGTAAAATCAAGCAGAATCTTCTGAATGAAGTGCATATTTGTGAAGCGGTTGAGAATGATCCTTTATCACTTTTAAAGAAGTATAAACTTTACTATTTTCATGATAAAAAACAAGTTTCTGATAAGCTGATATCTTTTTTAGAACGTTATACGAGAGAAGTGGTTCTCTGTGATGATTTAGAACAGTTTCGCGAACTTATCCAAGAAAAGCCTGGGGAACTTTGTATTATAGATACCAAAAATAAATCTATTCAGGCACTTAGAATTTTATATAAGTATGCACCTAGAACAGCTTTAATTGTTTTATTGAATAAAACAGATACCACTACCCGTAAAAAATTGATGATTCAAGGGGTACATCATCTGATTACTTACCCTATCCGTCCCGATGAATTAAAACGTGAATTGATTACTGTAACAGAGTCTCATTTTGGTGAGAGAAAGTTTGTGATTGCTAACAAAGAGATTGAAAACTTTGTTTTGGGTTTACAAGCATTTCCAAATTCCATTCGTAATATACAGAGTATTTGTAATAGTGATGAAGCTTCAATCAAAGATCTGATACAAGCGGTTAAACAAGATCCTGTCATTGCCGGTATTGTTATGCAGGAAGTAAAGAATCCTCTTTATAATTTACCCGAAATTAAAACGATAGATAAAGCGGTTTCATTACTTGGAAAGAAATATCTTAATGCTATTGTTTTAAAGCAGCTACATAAAAACTTTGACTTTAGTGATTTAGAGGTGTATAAGATCTCATACAAACAGTTTTCGGATGTAGCTACAAAGCGTTATCTTTTGATGTTGAAATGGTATTCGAAAGTTTCCATATCGGCCTTAGCAACTCTATCAACAGCTGCTATTCTTGGGAATTTAGGACAGTTATTGATAGCAAAAGAGCTGAAAAAAAATAAAAAGGATGGTGTATTTAAAATATTTTTAGAGCACTCTCCTATTGAATATGCAGAACAAAAAGTGATACATACCACAACGGCAAGGGTAAGCAGTAATATTCTGAGTTTTTGGAATCTTGACAGGGATATTGTAGATTCAGTACGATTCAGTGATAATCCACAACATGCCCCTGTTGAAGTATACGATCTGGCACTCGCGAACCATGTAGTTTTTTATCTTATAGGACTTGATGGAAAAATAAATCCTACAATTCCTAAAAAAATGGAACAACTTCTTGTTAAGCAAGGGCTTAATGTAGAAACACTCCAAAATGCCCTTAACTCCGTGATCGAACTTTCACAAGGATAA
- a CDS encoding FAD-dependent thymidylate synthase, translating into MEEIYGIRYTKPEVVLLQDTGIGVAETAARTCYDSFENSENDVIKSIRNILPDESMTSELNSIDESQLLDDLAWTYFHHSILEHANLSYLVRGTSRGVLQEHARHRLQAISVRSTRYTMSSIINAFVASLQGGGKEFFIQKILSFDMFVTADEDYNALEISGMYEKLLYQSKKVEDFYAISVAKSSLGYLEEFAGDSQKLYEALEAGKKKRNVGDAFKHIISDNVKVDMVVTFNLRSLKNYFALRDSGAAYFQIRWLAEAMKAATPKKYLDLIVKNK; encoded by the coding sequence ATGGAAGAGATTTACGGCATAAGATACACAAAACCTGAGGTAGTACTGCTGCAAGATACAGGTATAGGTGTTGCAGAAACAGCTGCACGTACATGTTATGATAGCTTTGAAAACAGTGAAAATGATGTTATTAAATCTATCCGTAACATTTTGCCCGATGAATCTATGACGAGTGAATTAAACAGCATAGATGAATCGCAACTCTTAGACGATCTTGCGTGGACTTATTTTCACCACTCTATCTTAGAACATGCAAACCTTTCATACTTGGTAAGAGGGACGAGTCGTGGTGTTCTGCAGGAGCATGCACGTCACAGACTTCAAGCAATCAGTGTGAGAAGTACACGCTACACTATGAGTAGTATTATCAATGCATTTGTAGCCTCTCTGCAAGGTGGCGGCAAAGAGTTTTTTATACAAAAAATACTCTCTTTCGATATGTTTGTAACAGCAGATGAAGATTATAACGCTTTAGAGATCTCGGGAATGTATGAGAAGCTTCTATATCAATCAAAAAAAGTGGAAGATTTTTATGCTATTTCGGTTGCTAAAAGCTCTTTAGGCTATTTAGAGGAGTTTGCAGGTGATTCACAGAAGCTTTATGAAGCACTCGAAGCTGGAAAGAAAAAGCGTAATGTGGGTGATGCATTTAAGCATATCATCTCAGACAACGTAAAAGTAGATATGGTAGTTACGTTCAATCTTAGAAGTTTAAAAAACTATTTTGCTCTAAGAGACAGCGGTGCTGCATATTTTCAGATCAGATGGCTGGCTGAGGCGATGAAGGCTGCTACTCCAAAGAAATATCTTGATCTTATCGTAAAAAACAAATAG
- a CDS encoding PhnA domain-containing protein, which yields MARSEVCELCGSAEGVELIELPVSDGSEEQSIYVCSTCKSQIESGELDETHFNCLNDSMWSETPAVKVMSYILLNKLGRQDMVDMMYLEEDELKLAEQAINAEANKLVYKDCNGVELHAGDSIVIMKDLEVKGAGFTAKRGTTVTRISLAPNDPTHIEGRVNGTKIFLKTEFIKKA from the coding sequence ATGGCAAGAAGTGAAGTATGTGAATTATGTGGAAGTGCTGAAGGTGTAGAGTTAATCGAACTACCGGTAAGTGACGGGAGTGAAGAGCAAAGCATCTATGTATGTTCTACATGTAAATCTCAAATTGAGAGCGGTGAGCTTGATGAGACACATTTTAACTGTCTAAACGACTCTATGTGGAGTGAAACACCGGCAGTAAAAGTGATGAGCTACATCCTACTAAACAAACTTGGTCGTCAAGATATGGTAGATATGATGTATCTTGAAGAGGATGAACTAAAATTAGCTGAACAAGCGATTAATGCAGAAGCTAACAAACTTGTTTACAAAGATTGTAACGGTGTTGAACTTCATGCGGGTGACAGCATTGTGATTATGAAAGATTTAGAGGTTAAAGGTGCTGGATTTACTGCAAAACGCGGTACTACGGTTACTAGAATTTCACTTGCTCCAAACGATCCGACACATATCGAAGGTCGTGTAAACGGAACAAAAATCTTCTTAAAAACAGAGTTTATTAAAAAAGCGTAG